A single Nicotiana tabacum cultivar K326 chromosome 5, ASM71507v2, whole genome shotgun sequence DNA region contains:
- the LOC142180796 gene encoding uncharacterized protein LOC142180796, with amino-acid sequence MACLGGAFRNSKGNWLVGYHKSSQAISPIHAELLALLEGLKIAKEMNFLSMEIETDCTDVIKLIYEDNTNYSNIVSECRRLMHQLKIPQMKHNFREGNMVVHLLAMQAAKGPPSSKCFYHACPPFFVEQEVIKNKHGVCNCVRSISKNVCNYLAIMNNSSALKTSTMPM; translated from the coding sequence ATGGCATGTCTAGGTGGAGCATTTCGAAATAGCAAAGGAAATTGGCTTGTGGGTTACCATAAATCAAGCCAAGCAATTTCTCCTATCCATGCAGAGTTGTTGGCCTTGCTAGAAGGACTGAAAATTGCAAAGGAAATGAACTTCCTCAGTATGGAAATTGAAACTGATTGTACGGATGTTATCAAACTTATTTATGAGGATAACACTAACTACTCTAATATTGTTTCTGAATGCAGAAGGTTAATGCACCAATTGAAGATCCCACAAATGAAGCATAATTTTAGGGAAGGCAATATGGTGGTTCATCTACTCGCCATGCAAGCTGCCAAAGGCCCACCATCATCTAAGTGTTTTTACCATGCCTGTCCACCTTTTTTTGTTGAACAAGAAGTGATCAAAAACAAGCATGGAGTTTGTAATTGTGTTAGGAGTATTTCCAAAAATGTTTGTAACTATTTGGCAATTATGAATAACAGTAGTGCCCTAAAAACATCTACTATGCCTATGTAA